In Naumovozyma castellii chromosome 1, complete genome, one DNA window encodes the following:
- the UBA2 gene encoding E1 ubiquitin-activating protein UBA2 (ancestral locus Anc_5.472) → MPRETNIVKIVGEDSYAKLRSTKCLLVGAGGIGSELLKDMILMDFGEIHIVDLDTIDLSNLNRQFLFRQRDIKQPKSTTAVKAVQLFNNSKLVPYQGNIMDANSFPIHWFGEFDLIFNALDNLAARRYVNKISQFLHVPLLESGTSGFDGYIQPIIPGKTECFDCTTKETPKTFPVCTIRSTPSQPIHCIVWAKNFLFNQLFASEPSPEDEVDTKDWGTTDEEEIKRIKQETNELHELQKIIVDQEESRIPDILDKLFIQDINKLLLIENLWKTREKPTPLTKTQLKTIDLADKKLDLNTVWSIEDQLSRFVSITVKLMKRIRTEKVIEFDKDDQDTLEFVATAANIRSNIFNIPLKSVFDIKQIAGNIIPAIATTNAIIAGLSSLVSLRVLNLLKYAPTESPLDLNMAFTAKASNLSQDRYISNPNLAAPNCKCAVCMKVTRGVLSINDMNITLGELIGKLREKYGFPEDISLLDSSEQRLLVDYDFEDLLDRSLKDVNLRNGSVILLTDEEGNEETGMVRKPLELYINVTDDNSIKLTLPPIDVEWIKQISEEDKKMEDEKAKQEEVNEEIIDGEIVILDEEEEEIPKGKKRKLDDEITSENHEMKKSKIDETDDGQIILD, encoded by the coding sequence ATGCCAAGAGAAACGAATATTGTAAAAATTGTGGGCGAAGATAGTTATGCAAAACTACGTTCCACCAAGTGTTTATTAGTAGGTGCCGGTGGTATTGGTTCTGAATTGCTGAAAGACATGATTCTTATGGACTTCGGCGAAATCCATATTGTTGATCTTGACACAATTGATCTTTCTAACTTGAATAGACAATTTCTCTTCAGACAGCGTGACATTAAACAACCCAAATCTACCACGGCTGTCAAGGCAGTTCAATTGTTTAACAACTCAAAGTTAGTCCCGTATCAAGGGAACATCATGGATGCTAATAGTTTCCCCATTCATTGGTTTGGCGAATTTGATCTCATTTTCAATGCTTTAGACAATTTGGCTGCTAGGCGTTACGTTAATAAGATAtctcaatttcttcatgtTCCGTTACTAGAGTCAGGTACCTCAGGATTTGACGGGTACATTCAACCAATTATCCCAGGAAAGACTGAATGTTTTGATTGTACCACAAAGGAGACACCGAAGACCTTTCCTGTGTGTACTATTAGATCTACACCATCACAACCGATTCATTGTATTGTATGGGCTAAGAATTTCTTATTCAATCAATTATTTGCTTCTGAACCCAGTcctgaagatgaagttgaTACTAAGGATTGGGGTACCactgatgaagaggaaattAAAAGGATTAAACAAGAGACTAATGAACTACATGAGTTGCAAAAGATTATTGTCGACCAAGAAGAATCTCGTATCCCTGATATTTTAGATAAACTTTTCATTCAGGATATTAATAAGCTattattgattgaaaaCCTATGGAAAACGAGAGAGAAGCCGACACCATTGACAAAGACGCAATTGAAGACGATTGACCTGGCGGATAAAAAATTAGATTTAAATACCGTATGGTCCATTGAAGATCAATTATCTCGATTTGTTTCCATTACTGTTAAGTTGATGAAACGTATAAGGACAGAAAAAgtaattgaatttgacaAAGACGACCAAGATACCTTAGAATTTGTTGCCACAGCAGCAAACATCAGatctaatatattcaacATTCCATTGAAATCTGTCTTTGATATCAAACAAATTGCAGGAAATATTATTCCTGCTATTGCAACCACCAATGCAATTATTGCAGGGTTATCCTCTTTGGTATCCCTTCGTGTTTTAAACTTGCTGAAATATGCACCAACTGAATCTCCATTAGACTTAAATATGGCATTTACTGCAAAAGCTAGCAACCTATCACAAGATCGTTACATTTCCAATCCGAATTTGGCTGCACCAAACTGCAAATGTGCTGTCTGTATGAAGGTAACCAGAGGAGTTCTTTCCATTAATGACATGAACATAACGTTGGGTGAATTGATAGGTAAACTGCGTGAGAAGTATGGATTTCCAGAGGATATTTCGTTACTGGATTCCAGTGAGCAAAGATTGTTGGTCGATTACGATTTTGAAGATCTACTTGATCGTTCGTTGAAGGATGTTAATTTGAGAAATGGTTCGGTCATTCTGTTGACGGATGAAGAAGGTAATGAGGAAACTGGCATGGTTCGTAAACCATTAGAATTGTACATAAATGTCACAGATGATAATTCTATAAAGCTAACCTTACCTCCAATAGATGTTGAATGGATAAAGCAAATTTCCGAGGAAGACAAAAAGATGGAGGATGAAAAGGCAAAACAAGAAGAGGtaaatgaagaaatcattgatgGTGAGATTGTTATTCTagatgaagaggaggaggagATCCCAAAAGGTAAAAAGAGGAAgttggatgatgaaattactTCAGAGAATCATgaaatgaagaaatctAAAATCGATGAGACCGATGATGGTCAAATCATACTAGACTAG